The genome window CAACAACTCGTAAAAATTAATAACTACCTCTGGCTGCTGTTTTTCGATTTCGTCCCGGATGGCCCGCATGCTTTTCCAGAGCGCCGGACTTTGGCTGAGGCCGCGAAAGAGTGTTTTAACCGGATCCAGGGCATTTGTTACGGAATTATACACCAAGGCCGGACTGGTGAAAGGGATGACCGGGGCATTAAACTTCTCGGCGAAAAATTGGGGAACGGGTCGGTTTTCTGCCACGCCGACCATTGCGCCCACCACGGTATGGCCCGCCGTTTCCACCAGTTGACAAAGAGCCAGCGCCTGGGTCAGATGCCCACGACCTTCACCCTGCACTAAAAAAAGAATACGCATAATGTTGTTCATCGGCTTGCTTTCAACGCCGGGCGAAACTAGTATTCTTCTATAAAGTCATGATTACGGGCACGTTACTAAATCACGAACCTTTTTCGGCGTCCGGCTCTTTCTTAAACCGGTACAAATAAGGTGTTTTATGCGGCGTACCTACCCGGCGTTCCGCGAGCCGTTCTAAAGCCGTTGAGGCCATCATTTTGCGGTAGAAGTTGCGGGAGTCCAGCGAGTGGCCTAAAATGGTTTCGTGCAACCGTTGCAGTTCGGGAATCGTGAAGGCTTCCGGCAATAAATGGCCCAGCGGTTGTTCACTAAGCTGCTTACGCAATGACCCGAGCGCCACATCAATAATCTGGTTGTGGTCGAAAAGTAAGGCGGGTAATTCATCCAGGCTCCACCAGCGGCATTCCTCGGTCAAAAGATCGGGCATAGGAACCACTTTGGAGTGCTCTACCAGGGCGTAGTAACCCATGGAAATGGTGCGCTCCGACCACTGCACGCCCTGAATCGGTAGGTTTATCTTTCGCCAGGTTTCTTCCTGGTTATAGCGCTCTATTTGCCCAAAAACGTGAAATTGTCGGAGGTAGAGTGCATACAGACCCGTCCGTTCCTGCATAATCCGCTGGGCTGCGTCATCGACGGATTCTGTTTTTTTGATAAATCCACCGGGTAAACTCCATTCATTCGTACCCTTCCAGCGCAGCAACAGCACCTTCAGTTGGTTTTGGTGAAAGCCGAAGATCACGCCATCAATGGACAAATAATGAATGCACAGCTCGGAGACTTCCTGGTAATAACGAATGACCTTTTGGTTATACTCGATCATAAAATTTCACAAAAATGAGAGATACCCAACCGATGTATCGCATCTTTACGTAGTTTTGACGTAAAGGTACAGATTGTTCCCGCATTTCACTAAATGTGCCTTTTCATCACCCTGAACGATCTGGCTTTTTATCCTGAAGAAACGTCATTGGCTAATGAAAATAAATCAGTTGTTTGTCTATAGTTGCCTGCTCTTTTTGTCCTTGTCGGCATACGGAGCCCGGGTCGATACGCTGGAGGTCTCGAGCGCCAGCATGAACCGAACGTTGCGGGCGGGGGTAGTTCTGCCGGAACGGTACCGTAAAGCCAAAAAACAGGCATTTCCGGTGTTGTATCTGCTCCACGGGGGCACGGGCAGCTTCCGGGACTGGCTTACCAAAACGCCGGATAAAACCCTGTTACAGAACCTGTCTGACCAGTACAACCTGATTATCGTCACGCCTGACGGCGACCCGACGAGCTATTATTTTGATAGTCCGCTGGTTAAGAGCAGTCAATTTGAAACCTTTATATCCAGGGAGTTAATTGATAAAATTGACAACACCTACCGTACCGTCCGCGACC of Tellurirhabdus bombi contains these proteins:
- a CDS encoding NUDIX hydrolase → MIEYNQKVIRYYQEVSELCIHYLSIDGVIFGFHQNQLKVLLLRWKGTNEWSLPGGFIKKTESVDDAAQRIMQERTGLYALYLRQFHVFGQIERYNQEETWRKINLPIQGVQWSERTISMGYYALVEHSKVVPMPDLLTEECRWWSLDELPALLFDHNQIIDVALGSLRKQLSEQPLGHLLPEAFTIPELQRLHETILGHSLDSRNFYRKMMASTALERLAERRVGTPHKTPYLYRFKKEPDAEKGS